CTTGTCGAGAAGATGTCAGCTACCATGGTTTGGCGGTGATGCTGCCAAACTCAAAGTCAAGAAGTCAAGTTATAAAATGTAGCGGCAATGAACTTAAAAAATGACTGTGTATGTCAGATAAAGCCAGAAATTACGCCCAACCATATAGATGAAAGGAGTAATACACTAGTTTCTATCAGGAAATGTTAAAGTCCTAGTAACAGCAGTCAAAAGATAAAACTAACACAGAATGAAATAATCAAACCGCTTACCATGTAAAGGTGTATTTAAGATGGTCTAGTGGCATAACTGAGTGACGAATCAAGGTGTTGACATCTTCATTTATATCTTCTATATAAACAGTATTTTCAGGAAGCCCACAAGCACGAGCAATCATGGGAACATCCACATAAAACCACTGACCACTACTGGGCTCATTAGCTGGAACAAATATGCTTGGCTTCTCACTTCCTCGGATTACTCCAATAACTCTTACAAGAGGTCTTCCAGGTTTTTCAATCTGCAAAAAGTAACTTGCCTAAATTTTGTGCTTGACTAAAGCAATACAAATACGACTCACGGGATATAGATACTTTGAATAAGATAATGACAACACAGAACGCCAACAACCAGCCTACATTCCATACTAGTATCATACTATCAGCCATAAATGATTCAAAGCAGGTCTACTAACAGTAATAAAATGAAACATACTTTTGATAAAAGGATGTCACAACGTTATCATGTACAAGGAGTTCACATACCATGGAATTCAAAAGGTAACGACACACACAAAACACATGGTAATATGACCTGATGAGCAAAGTAACAAACTATTGCCAATTTgacatatttaggattttaggtAACAGGTTGGAAGCTATGCCAAAAACAAGGGATGCAAATCACCTCAGGAGACGATTTAGGCTACTTAGACCAAAACTTCCACCATGAACTTTTTTCATCCGTCTTTTTAACAGCTTCTTTCAATTCTGAAGCTTCATCAAGGATTTGGTGGTCCTTAATGCTTTTATCACGCCATCCACGAGGAACCCATCCTCTATTCACAAGGATAGACGACTGCAAACTGACAAACCATTTCTTAGAAGGATAAATGAGTAGATAGAAACAGAAGCTGTAAGATTTGTTTCTCATTTCTATGGTCAACAGGTGGAGTATGGAACCATGGTAATACTCAAGTTTATGAGCTCTGTATGACAGGAATGTGTGGGTGATAAAGTCAAAATAGACATAGCAAACAAGATTGCATCCTTATCACCCACAAATCTGCACGTACTAGTCCAATCACTAATAAGCTATCAGATAGCACACGGCACAAGCAAAACCttaagtatgtatttcttcaatgcATAATTTAACGACTAGCTTTGTCCTTTTATGATTATAACTTAcactttttagaaaaaaaaaaggtttctCTCCTAAATCTGATGGAAACACTACGCCTTCCATATGGCATTACTTCACAAATGGATcacttttttttgggggggggggggggggacttgtTCTATGGAGAGGTACAAGTTAAAATTCTGATTTCCCCGGATTACTGCTCAACGAGTTTTTACAGTATGCTGCTTTATCTCTCAGTTCAGTTATCGAGACATGAGATATCTACAGGTGTGTTTCAATATTGGCGAAGTTTTTGTGACAATATCTCCTTTACTGTAGATTTAATTAAGATAATTATGTCAGTTTTCAATTAATTCATTGACAGCTGAAAGTTTCATTTTCCAAGAAACACAATGGAGGGGCCTATATACTAAGCCAATTTTGACTAAAAAGAATCCAAATCACTGCCATGTACAAGGGTAGTTTAGTTTGTGTATTTTCCTCTAATTTAACTGTGATGGTTTTGCTCTACTATAAGGCATGTTCCTAGTAGTTTCACACTATTTATCGTTGGATCTTCTTTTCACTTGCAACTTTGAAGAAATTTTCTTAAGTCCATTCTACTGGACCAAATTATCATTTGCCAGTTTGATCATAGCGAGGTTTTGCTTCTGTTAACCATTTCCCTATGATAGCCTTTCGTACAAGAACCTCCCAAAATACAGTGCACCGAACTCAACCATTCTGGTAATTTCGTTGCAAGAGTGCAGCGCTGCTTCCCAAAATAATTTGAAAACTAGCGACTGTGATTCAGCATTTCTAAATAATTTACCTGCCGGGCTCTGTCGACCGAGGGACCAACGGAGTGATCACATAATACCCGTTCTCCGTCACACCCGATATGCTCCGGGAGCGAGGCCCGACGAACACTGACTTCTCCTCGTCAAAATCGCCCTCGCACACGATCTTCCGGAACTCCAGCGCGGCCGGATCACGCAGGGTGGCAGATGAAGCCGTCTCGTTCCATGCCACGGGCTCCATCTCCAGCCTCCGCGTCCTGTAATCCAGCATCTCTATCTGGGGTCGAGAAGGAAACAGCACATGGTGAGATCACCTTCGCCAACCAAACAAAGCGGGAGTAATGGGCGTGCGTGTGCGTGGGCTGACCTTCTCCAGCCTCCGGAAGAGCTGCCATGTGCCTAGGCCGAAGGTGATGGCGCCGGGCGCGAAGAGGAAGAGCTTGGACCACGCGCCCGCCTCCTTCCCTGCACCTGCGAGTGGAACGCGACCCGATTTGTGGGTGCTTTGCAAGGCATTTCGCAAGGCGATGAGGGTACATGGATACCTGGGggtggcggcgcggcggcggcgggcggaggaggtggaggtggcgagGAGGCCTGGGAACTGGAGGGGTGGGAGAGGAAACGGTGCCCCCCGCCACCGGGCAGCCCCAGGCGGAGAGACTTGGAGAGCGACGCCCCCATCTCTGAGCCTCTGGGCTCTGGGGTCAGGGGATCAGGGGTTTGGACGCCAGCGGGCGTAAGCAAGAACAAAATGCTCCGTTTGTTTTCGTTTTGACTATTACTGATTTAAATTTGATGACTTGTTTGGAttaattttcaaatttaacaCTTCAAATTAAGAAAGACAGTAGAGGTAAAACTAAGCTGTTTTTCACTTAGCAGATAGGAGGGAAAATGTAGATTTTGCTTAAACAAAACTAAGCAATTTCCTCAACTCCTTGCTCACGGATTATGTGATTCACATATTAAAATACTAAACAGCTCCTAAAACACGAAGAAAGAATTGGAAACTTTGTATCATAAGGTTTGTTTTATTTTACCGCATTTGTTTTGCACCGGCAGCAATGCAGCACAACGCTCATTTGCTTGCACTATCAACACTTCATTTCAGTTTTGTTTGATCTAGAGCAAACAATGTAAAACAAATCACTCAGTTCAAATTTGACCAAGCAAGTATGCAACACGAGGGTGCAGCCTCCTTTATGTTGTAACAATCAATCACGAGCGTGCACAATACCAGACGCAGTCTACCATCATATTGCCAACCATGTTAACAAAATTATGAACACAACCTCCCTGATCAATACCTCCTGCATAATTTACAGCCCCAATGCTAACCGACATGCAAAAGGAGAGAAACTGGAGCACTTCAAAAGCTACAGATTTAGATCAATTCTTCTTTTTTGAGTGCTTCACGAGCCAGTCGATGACAGAATCGATGTTGGTCGAGTTCTTGCATGATATCATGAAGCACGCCACTTCTCGGTCAGTAATAGTCTTCAGGCCCCTGTAATATGGCATATGATTCGTTAGACAGATGTGGGGCGTTCATGGATTGTCCCAATTTACttagattagtaaatttatcagTCTGCTGTAGCTTAGTATGTACTTACATCACTTCTGTGAAGCTTTGCTTAGGGAAAGCTTCAGGCTTGTCAATTTTATTCCCAATGACTAGTAAAGGGATCCCAGTCAAAGATGGCTTGCTCAAGAGGTCATGGAGCTCGCCTTTTGCAATGGCCATGTTTTCTCGATCTGCCGCATCAACAACATACCTGCATAAACACAGTAGTTCAATTATAGAACACTAAAAAGATCTCATTTCCTATGtttttaaaatcaaaatcaGTTATAGTAACTcccataaataaatatatagcaAGTTTCAATGCAGCTATGTATAAAAAATACAGCAGGTCGGAATAAGTCAGAATAATACAGTGTCCAGCTTGTACAATCCTCAGCTCATAAAGCAAAATAACAGAGTCAGAAACAAATAAACAATGCATCACCATTATCcacaacaaagaaaaataaaagaatttaggGAGGGAAATAAACAAGGCATCGccaccatctccaacagagCAAAATATTTCATTcgaaaaaacaaaataataaaaaatggaaacaaacaaacaagcatCGTTATCATCTATAATAAAGTAAAAGAACAGAAAACAGAAACAAACAAGTATCCAGAAGACCAGAATAACTAATACACAAAGTGATACAAGGCAAACTCACATTCATCCTGGCCACAAAGACAACTAAAACATAAAAGTCAAAGGAAAAAAGATAGATCACAAAAACCTTAAAGAAAGCCTTTCTAAAATAAGATAGTTGGGAAATGAAGAGCTTGCACTCAAACCATAAGAGTTCACGGTCAACTTTATAAGCAGTGAATATCCATACAGCATGAAACTACTTTGAGTATAGGATGTCTAGCAGTTTGATTGACCAATGACCACTGTATGTTTAGAAATAACCCAGTTGTGCATTTGCCTCCAATAATGAATGGAATTAAATAACAATAATACGGACACAGTCTAATATAATAGTTGACATGTGCAGTAATCCAACAACTAAGAATGACAGCTAGTGTGTATAGTACTATTTCTTACAGTGAGTGCATCAAATTAGACAAGACAAACACTTACACAATTGCAGAAACTGCACGGCAGTATCTCTCCCACATGCTCCGGAACCTTGGCTGGCCTCCAAGATCCCACAATTTTATTGTGACATTTCCTTTGGTTACCTTTCTCATATTGAATCCTACAGTAGGAATCATATCTTCACTAAAGCCTCCTGTCTGCAAAACACATATTTATCCATGATAAACATCATACGCCCAGTAAATGAGTGGTGCCAAAAGAATGTCTGATACTTACAGCAACGGCATTCACAAGTGACGTTTTCCCAGCATTTTGGAGCCCTATCAAGGAAAGCTCCATCTCTTGCTTGAAGAAGAGGCTGCAGACGTTAAAAAGTAGAAATATGTTATTCAAGCTCCATTGAGCAAAACGAATGACTGATTGCATCAATTCATCTTTTTACTTGGAAGTTGGAACATACGTCAAAGTAATGCTCCACTACCCAAAAGTGCACGTGCAATACATTCTTAGAATGCAAGCCCTTTTGTATTTGTATGTATCTAGTCCAAAGCCTACCTGGGTCGTAGGCATGGTTTTTAAAGCGCTAAGGCGAGGCTTGGTGACCCACCCCTTCACAACACCTAGGCGAGGTGAGGCATCACCATACCCAATCCAGAAACAGCAAAGCAGCATCTGGAAGGAGGAATAAAAAGGAACAATAAGGGGGCGAAGGGAGGGGTCAGGCCCAGCCCAGCCTACCATCAAGCCCATACCCCTTTCCTCCCGTAATGCCCTGTACTAGCTCTGGATCGCTCattcactccccccccccccagcagggccgccgttcgctacccttctctctctctctctctctctctctctctctctcgcagcGCAGCACCACCGCTCGCTGCTTGTCTCTCATAGCCAGCCAGCCACTCCATCTTCCAAGTGCTCCCATTCTTCACTGCCCGTCCCCTGCAGATCGACTGCTGCTGCCACCCCCTTCTAGATCAACCGCCGCCACTGATAGGAGGGAGCGTTGTGCCGGCCACCGGCATGGAGCCGGCAGGGATGGGGGTGGCGGCAGCTGCTTGGCCTTGATGGCCGGTTCCcctccctttctttttctcttcttcctctccctcattCTTCATTGCTTTCGTTAAGGCGTGGATGACACCTTGCCATCCCGGAGCGCCTTGACACCTAGGCAACGCCTTAAAAACCATGATGGTAGGTAGAGATGAAATAAATTACAGTATACTAGATGCTATATTCCATGCCAATGATTGAAGCTTAACAAACAATTTCCGAACCTCAGGTTAATTCCACCATGTAAGAACTTACTAGCGCTAATAGATATTTTCATCAGTAATATAGAATCAATGAGAGTGCACtatgaaagaaaaggaaaaacgcTTTACCACTACCAGAATCCACAA
The nucleotide sequence above comes from Phragmites australis chromosome 4, lpPhrAust1.1, whole genome shotgun sequence. Encoded proteins:
- the LOC133916686 gene encoding ADP-ribosylation factor-like protein 8a; this translates as MGFWEAFLNWLRSLFFKQEMELSLIGLQNAGKTSLVNAVATGGFSEDMIPTVGFNMRKVTKGNVTIKLWDLGGQPRFRSMWERYCRAVSAIVYVVDAADRENMAIAKGELHDLLSKPSLTGIPLLVIGNKIDKPEAFPKQSFTEVMGLKTITDREVACFMISCKNSTNIDSVIDWLVKHSKKKN